In the genome of Yersinia enterocolitica, the window TAGTATCCAGACTGCCTATGGTAGCGCCTATGGCGTGGCTTGGTAAGTAGAGGCCGCTGTCGGGCAGATAGGTTGGTCACAAAGCAGACGAAAACACAGCTTAGTTCCTATAAAAGTGCATAAGCTGTGATGTTCAAGACGGCCCCAAGCGATTTGCTTCTTCGCTGCCGCCTTGAAACCTATTGATTATAGACCATATAACTATCAGAAATAGCTCACAAAAGTGGTGTAATCCAGTGGGGTCACTTTCGTCGCTGATTTCAGTTGTGGTGTGCCGAGATAAAGGAAGCCGACTATTTCATCTTGTTCACGGCAGGCAAACCCCTGACGAACCACGTGATGATGGGTCCAGGAGCCGGTACGCCAGATACCATTAAAGCCTTGAGCCAGTGCGGCCATTTGCATCGCTTGTACCGCACAACCGGCGGAAACCACTTGTTCCCAATTGGGCACTTTGGGGTTTTCAGTGACATGAGCAATAACGGTAATAATCAGCGGCGCACGAAACGGCGCTTGTTTTGCTTTTTCCAATACGGCGTCATCAGCACCATCATGTTGCACTGCTTGTTGTAACAATTGACTAAAACGTTCTAGCCCCTCATTTTCAATCAAAATAAAGCGCCATGGCTGCAATGTGCCATGGTCAGGTGCCCGCATGCCCGCATGGATAATATGATCCAATGCCTCACCCGTTGGGGCTGGGGTGGTCAAACGGGACGCCGAACGGCGGTTAAGTAACAGTTCTAACGCATCCATCATTCTCTCCTGATAACGATTTTCATTTTCAGCACGGTAGCATAAGTTGTCGTTTTGTTGCCAGTGTTGACCTTTCGGCTAGGCTTAACAGTGATTTAAAGCTGACATTTGTTCGTCAGGTCATTAGGATAACCGTACTTGCCCGGTTTTGTTGGAGATAACATGCGCACTTTGTGGCGAATTATTGCTGGCTTTTTCAAGTGGACCTGGCGTCTGCTTAATTTCGTCAGGGAATTTATTCTTAATCTGTTCTTAATACTGTTAATTTTAGTCGGTGTGGGTATTTACCTTCAGTTCCAAAGTAAACCAGCAGAACCGGTTAAAGGCGCGCTGCTGGTAAATTTAAGTGGCGTGGTGGTTGATCAGCCCGCGGTAAACAATAAATTACGTCAATTGGGGCGTGAGTTCTTAGGGGCATCCAGTAATCGCCTACAGGAAAACTCGCTGTTTGATATTGTCGAAACTATTCGTCTGGCAAAAACCGATAAAAATATTACCGGTTTGGTGCTGTCACTGAGTGATTTTACCGGTGCCGACCAACCTTCATTGCAATATATAGGTAAAGCGCTGCGGGAATTCCGTGACAGCGGTAAGCCAATCTATGCAATTGGCGATAGCTATAATCAAACCCAATACTATTTAGCCAGCTTTGCTAATAAAATCTATCTATCGCCACAAGGGGCGGTCGATCTGCATGGTTTCGCCAGTAATAACCTCTATTACAAATCGTTGCTGGAAAAACTTAAAGTCACCACTAATATCTTCCGGGTTGGCACCTACAAGTCCGCGGTTGAACCGATGATTCGTGATGATATGTCACCGGCTGCACGTGAAGCAGACAGCCGCTGGATTGGTGGGTTATGGCAAAATTATCTTACTGCTGTTGCTGCCAACCGGCAGTTAACGCCAGAGCAACTGTTCCCAGGTGCCGCGGGTGTTATCAGTGGGTTGCAAGCCGCTGGCGGTTCTCCGGCAAAATATGCGCTGGACAATAAACTGGTGGATACATTAGCGTCACGCCCTGAGGTAGAAACCGAGTTGGTTAAAACCTTTGGTTGGGATAAAAAGAATAACGACTTTAATTACGTCAGTATTTATGACTATCAACCGGTACCTACACCACAGCAGGGCGAGCAGATAGCGGTTATTTTTGCTAACGGCGCCATCATTGATGGTCCGCAAACTCCGGGCAACGTGGGTGGCGACTCGCTGGCAGCACAGATTCGCCAGGCGCGTTTAGATCCAAAAATTAAAGCCGTAATTCTGCGAGTAAATAGCCCTGGGGGCAGTGTCAGCGCCTCTGAGTTGATTCGTTCAGAATTAGCGGCGTTACGCGCAGCCAATAAACCCTTGGTGGTATCGATGGGGGGAATGGCGGCATCGGGTGGGTATTGGATCTCCACACCCGCTAACTATATCGTTGCCAGCCCGAGCACCCTTACCGGCTCGATTGGTATTTTCGGCGTGATTAATACCTTCCAAAATTCACTGGAAAGTATTGGTGTTCATACTGACGGCGTAGCCACGTCGCCATTAGCCGATATTTCGATTACTAAAAACTTGCCGCCTGAGTTTTCGCAGATGATGCAAATTAATATCGAAAATGGCTACAAGACCTTTATTGACCTGGTCGCAACTTCACGTCATAAAACCCCTGAACAAGTGGATCAAATCGCACAGGGCCATGTGTGGCTTGGGATTGATGCTAAAAGTAACGGTCTGGTGGATCAGTTAGGTGACTTTGATGACGCGGTGAAGAAGGTCGCGGAGCTGGCACAACTGAAAACCTGGCAGTTGAATTGGTTTGTTGATGAGCCGAGTCTTAGTGACTTGA includes:
- a CDS encoding NAD(P)H nitroreductase, with amino-acid sequence MDALELLLNRRSASRLTTPAPTGEALDHIIHAGMRAPDHGTLQPWRFILIENEGLERFSQLLQQAVQHDGADDAVLEKAKQAPFRAPLIITVIAHVTENPKVPNWEQVVSAGCAVQAMQMAALAQGFNGIWRTGSWTHHHVVRQGFACREQDEIVGFLYLGTPQLKSATKVTPLDYTTFVSYF
- a CDS encoding signal peptide peptidase A (SppA; catalyzes the degradation of cleaved signal peptides; essential to maintain secretion of mature proteins across the membrane), which translates into the protein MRTLWRIIAGFFKWTWRLLNFVREFILNLFLILLILVGVGIYLQFQSKPAEPVKGALLVNLSGVVVDQPAVNNKLRQLGREFLGASSNRLQENSLFDIVETIRLAKTDKNITGLVLSLSDFTGADQPSLQYIGKALREFRDSGKPIYAIGDSYNQTQYYLASFANKIYLSPQGAVDLHGFASNNLYYKSLLEKLKVTTNIFRVGTYKSAVEPMIRDDMSPAAREADSRWIGGLWQNYLTAVAANRQLTPEQLFPGAAGVISGLQAAGGSPAKYALDNKLVDTLASRPEVETELVKTFGWDKKNNDFNYVSIYDYQPVPTPQQGEQIAVIFANGAIIDGPQTPGNVGGDSLAAQIRQARLDPKIKAVILRVNSPGGSVSASELIRSELAALRAANKPLVVSMGGMAASGGYWISTPANYIVASPSTLTGSIGIFGVINTFQNSLESIGVHTDGVATSPLADISITKNLPPEFSQMMQINIENGYKTFIDLVATSRHKTPEQVDQIAQGHVWLGIDAKSNGLVDQLGDFDDAVKKVAELAQLKTWQLNWFVDEPSLSDLIFGQMSASVQAMLPAAIQAWIPAPLSAMAQAVKEQPSLLSTLNDPQNRYALCLTCGDVR